CTTGAGCAAGAGTACGTGAAGTTAGCACGTGCTTATGGTGTTACCGAACGGACGATTCTGCGAAAACACGCCTTCCGCAACGCACAACTCCCGGTCATTACCGTCGTTGGACTCCAACTTACTTCCGCGCTCGGTGGGGCTGTGTTGACCGAGACGGTGTTCAACATCAATGGGATGGGACGGCTCATCATTACGGCGATCAACAATCAGGATTATCCGCTGGTCATGGGAACGACGATTTTCTTCGGCCTGACGTTCGTCATCGGTGTCGTGCTCACAGACCTTTCGTATGCGTACATCGATCCCCGCGTGACCTACGATGAGGTGAACTAACAATGGGAACAAGTGAAGCTACTGCAGAATCAGTCCGGAAACAGAATCAAAGCGATCACCCGGAGAGTGAAGAGAAAATAGAAGCACGCGTCGGCTGGCGATACACGCTCGAACAAATCCGACGAGACACGACTGCGAGAATCGGTCTATATATCATCGGTTTTATCGCGGCGATCGCCGTCTTCGCGTGGATAGACGCAAAATTGCTCGATTACGCCATCGCGAGTCGGTTCTGGTACAATCCCGTGAACGATCCCTCTAACGCCCAAATTCTCCTCCCACCGATCGGGATGGAGAACACGTTTGGGGCCGGGACGATGAAGTATCCGCTTGGAACCGATCACCGCGGCCGCGACATTCTCGTCCGACTCGTCTATGGGACCCGAATCGCTATGCAGGTCGGCATCGTTTCGACCGGCTTCGGGCTCATCGCGGGCACCCTCGTCGGCGCCGTCGCGGGGTATCACGGCGGGTGGATAGACGACGCGCTGATGCGCCTCGTCGAGACGCTTTACGCGATCCCGTTCCTCGTGCTCGTCATCGCGTTCATGGCCGCGTTCGGCCGCGATTTGACCTTTGCCATGATCGGCGTCGGTATCACGACGATACCCGTGTTCGCCCGGCTGATTCGATCGCGCGTGGTCAGCGTACGTGAGGAAGAGTACATCGAGGCGGCACGTGCCGCGGGAGTGCGTGACCGAAACATCATCCTCCGACACGTCATCCCGAACAGCTTCGCACCCGTTCTCGTGCAGGCGACCCTGCAGGTCGGCATCAGCATCCTCATCGTGGCCGGTCTCTCGTTCCTCGGCTTCGGCGCACAACCGCCGACGCCATCGTGGGGCCAGATGCTGAGCCAATCGCGTGGCTACATGCTTCCCGACCCGTGGTTCAGCCTGTGGCCCGGCCTCGCCATTCTCATCACCGTGATAGGGTTCAACCTGCTCGGGGACGGCCTGCGAGACGCGCTCGACCCACGAATAAACAACTAATCAGAAGATAATGACAGACACATTATTGCAAGTCAAGGACCTGAAGACACAGTTTTTCACCGAGGAGGGCGTCGTTCGCGCAGTCGATGGTATCTCCTTCGACGTGAAAAAAGGCGAAATCGTCGGCCTCGTGGGCGAAAGCGGGGCCGGAAAGAGCGTCGCCGCCCAGAGCATTCTCCGCCTCATCGATCATCCCGGCGAAATCGTCGGGGGCGAAGTCCGCTTCAAGGATGAACTGCTGTTCGGCGTCGAAGAAGGGCCGGACGGCGAATTGGAGACGCGCGACGAGATGCTGTCGAACGAGGAGATGCGACGGCGGATTCGTGGCAAGGAGATCGCCATCATCTTCCAGGATCCGATGGAGAGCCTGAATCCCGTGTTCACGGTCGGCAATCAGCTTCGGGAGTTCATCGAAATCAATCGCGGCCTCTCGAAAAAGGAGGCAAAGGAAGAAGCGGTGCACATGCTTCGCGAGGTCGGGATTCCAGAACCCGAAGCACGCTACGACAACTACCCCCACCAATTCTCCGGTGGGATGCGCCAGCGTGTGCTCATCGCCATGGCGTTGGCCTGCGAACCGAGCCTCATCATCGCGGACGAACCCACGACGGCGCTGGACGTGACCGTCGAGGGTCAAATCCTTTCGTTGGTGAACGATCTGCAGGACAAATACGATACGAGTTTTATCTGGGTGACCCACGACATGGGGGTCGTCGCCGAGCTCTGTGACCGTGTCAACGTGATGTATCTCGGCGAAATCGTGGAACAGGCGACGGTAGACGACCTGTTCTACGATACGAAACACCCCTATACGCAGGCGCTTTTGGATTCGATGCCGCGCCCCGACCAGACCGTGCACGAACTAACCCCGATTCGTGGCGTGATGCCCGAAGCGATTAACCCGCCGCATGGGTGTCGCTTCCACACGCGGTGTCCCGATGCCCGAGAAGTATGTCAGGAGGTACATCCCGACTGCCGTGAGGTCACGGAGGCAGGTGAAAACTCTCACAAAGCAGCCTGTGTGAAGCACGACGAGTTCGATGTCGGCTACGATTTCAGCGATCCGATCGATGTTCGTGCGAAGGAAGGAATCACCGGCGACATCGTAACTGAGTCAACCAGAGGAGACGATTGATATGAACAACACAGTAACAACGGATAGACAAGTGGAGAACGAAGCAGCACCGAGTGAACCACTGGTCAAAGTGGAAGGACTCACGAAACATTTCTCGGATGGCGGTGGGTTTCTATCCGGGCTGTTCGGCGACGAACAGAGGGTACGTGCCGTCGAAGACGTTTCGTTCTCGATCCGCAAGGGGGAAACGCTGGGGTTAGTTGGTGAATCAGGGTGTGGGAAAAGCACGCTCGCCCGGTCTATCCTCCGCCTCATCGAACCGACCGACGGCGCGGTCTACTTTAAAGGAGAGAACGTGACTGCGCTGGGCGGGGAACAGCTGCGTGCTCAACGGAAAGACATGCAGATGATTTTCCAAGATCCGCAGTCGTCGCTCGATCCGCGGATGAAGGTCGGCCCAATCGTCGAAGAGCCGATGAAGGCTCACGGGATGTATGATGCGGATGAACGTGAAGAACGGGCGCGCGAGCTACTCGAAAAAGTCGGGCTCGACCCACAACATTACAACCGTCACCCGCACGCTTTCTCGGGTGGCCAGCGCCAGCGTGTGAACCTCGCTCGTGCTCTGAGTGTGAACCCGGATTTCATCGTCTGTGACGAACCGGTGACGGCATTGGACGTTTCGATCCAAGCACAGGTGCTGAACACGATGAAAAACCTACAGGAGGAATTCGGGCTAACATACCTCTTCATCGCGCACGACCTTTCCGTCATTCGCCACATTTCCGACCGCGTGGCGGTAATGTACCTCGGACAGTTGGTAGAGCTGGCGGACAAAGAAGAGCTCTTCGAGAACCCACAGCACCCCTACACGCAGGCACTGTTGGAATCCATCCCGGTACCTGATCCGCGTGAAGCGGGAACGCGTGGCGTTCTCGAAGGCGACGTTCCGAGTCCAATCGACCCGCCAAGTGGCTGTCGGTTCAGAACGCGGTGTCCGAAACTCATCGCACCCGCCGAATACGAATTTTCGGCCGAGGAATGGACAAATACGCGTCGTTTCCTCCGAGCTGTCGAGCGTCGAACGCTCGAACCCACAACTAAGGCTGATCTCGAATCCCGGTTTTTCGACGACGCGAAACCGAGTGGCGAGTCAGGGAATATTGTTGACAATGCGATCGGTCACGTCGTAAACGAAAACTGGGACCAAGCGTCCGAACTGCTCGTCAACTCCTTCGCCGAGCAGAGTATTTGTGCACAGGAGCTTCCAGCCTACGAAGTACCAACAGAGTATGGAACATCGCAACACTATGCTGCGTGCCATCGTCATCGTGATGATGTCATCGACAGCCGTCAAAAGTAGCCGAATCCCTTCAACGTCGTTCATAGGCGGTCTCTAACGAAGGGGTTCATAGTGTTGAGAGTCTAACTGGAAAGGGAAATGCTCCGAGAGGTTCTCTCGTTGATCGGCGTCATCGAACTCCTCACTCCGGAGGCACTCATCGACCGCGCCGAGCACGTCGCACTCGACAATCCTGGCGATTGCGAATTGAAGTTGTGGGTCGTTCCCGGTACTCGAGTTGAAGGACTCGCTCTTTTGATCCTGATGTGGCGAAGCGATGCCTCATATTCGGCGTTCAAGCGATTCCTCGGTATCATCGGGATTCTTGCACTGATGTACCCACATGAGTACGTCAGCTACGGTGCCAAACTCGCGTACACAGACGCCTCAAAGTGTAAGTGGAAACCATGGGTATATCTCGGGACTCTCCTGGTCGGGTTACTATATGTGCTTATCGCCCTTGGTGAGCTGCGGAAACGCTGAGTTCCGAAATCGGATTTGATATTGGCCAGCAGTTCATCTGCCAGCAACGCTACGGGACGTCGTGCACCGACCGAACAGGAGTGTTGTGAACCCTAGTAACTCAACGCTCAAAATGAGGATCGGAATCCTCGCCCACTGAGTCAGGAGGATGTAACGTGACTCAACGAATTAGAAGTCATAGTTGGTATAGTATACTAACGGGCAGTTCGGCGTGAACGGGTCTGAGTACCGCTGTGTGCCTCTTGAAGTCAGAGGCTGAAGTCAGAGAGAGATCGCAGGTCCTTAGACTTCGGTTATGGTTCACATCTTTACCCATCATTCGCACAGTAGAGATAGTTACGTCCGGGTATTCGAGTTCATAGACTTCGATATGGGTAGTTTTTTATCTACAGTTCTACTGATTGTGTATATGCCAAACCGTAACACGGAAACATCTGATGACGCTCTTTCAGATACCGCCGTGGACCCTGCAGTAGACGCTCCAAGGGACGATGATTCCGATCAAAAGACGATTCGTCAACTCCTCGAAGAAGATTCCGGTAAATCGGTCTTCGTAAACCGGAACCTCGTCGAGCCGGACACTATCATCGACGAAGAGCGCATCGTTGGCCGAGACGATCAACTTCAAGCCGTCGTCGCCTATCTCAAACCTGCGCTCCGCGATGAGCGGCCACCGAACATGCTCCTCTACGGTCCATCCGGTACGGGAAAATCACTGATTGTCAATGCTGTCTGCGGACAAATCGTCGAACTCTGTGAATCACAGGACATCAACTTCGGTGTCATCAGCCTCAACTGTCAACCGATCACGACCCTCGACCGAGCAGTCTACAAACTCGTCGAGACGGTCGCAAAAGACGTAGGCGTCGATACGGGTGTCCCAGCGACAGGCGTCTCTACCGAACAAAAGTACGAACGTCTCTATGACTTGATCAACACCTACTACGACTCGGTTATCTTCATTCTCGATGAAATCGATCTCCTCGTCGGCCGAGAAGACGAGCCCGCATACTCGAAATTGCTCTATCAGCTGTCGCGAGCAGGGAAGACGGACACTATTCACGGTACTGTCTCCGTCGCGGCCCTGACGAACGATCCAAAGTTCATGGAGAACGTCGATGGGCGGTCCGAAAGCTCGTTCAATCCCGAGGACATCCCCTTTTCCGACTATGACGCGAATCAACTCCGTGAAATCCTCGACCATCGTCGTGACGCCTTTCGAGACGGGGCCCTCAGTGATGATGTGATTCCATTGGTCGCGGCCTTCGCGGCCCAAAGCCACGGCGACGCCCGCAAAGGGATCGACCTCTTCCGGAAAGCTGGCGACCTCGCCGACCGGCAAAACGATGACATGGTCACAGAATCCCATGTCCGAGACTCGCAAGACGAAGTCGATAAAGACCGTATGCTGACTCAGATCGAGGGACTTTCCACACAAAAGAAAATATCACTCTACGCGACTGCAGCCGTGGCCGTACACACGTCCCATACCAGTACAGCAGTCCCGAGTCCAGTTGGCTATCAAGTCTACAAGTGGATCACTGAACTGCTAGACGCCGATCAGATGACGCGTGAAACCTATATCAAATACGTGAAAGAGCTCAACACGTACGGAATCGTTGACGCCGAACGCAAGAGCCGTGGCCGTGGTCAGGGAATGCATATGGAATTTTCCTTCTCGGATAATCCCCGCCCTATACTCGACCTCCTGGCAGAGGATTCTCGGCTCACGGCGATTGCCGATGAGACGGATCATCTCAAGACAATCGCACAAACGAAAATGCAGAAGTTTAAGAGTTCGTAATCGCCAGACTGCGGACAGTTTGACACCCCTGTATCGAAGTGAAACGATTCATGCTTTTCGACGACGGCACCAGTGTATTCTCTCCGTATCTACCCCGTCTTCGAAGTGTATCGGACGGTTTGTCTCCGAGAAGAGAACACGATTATCTCAAAATCAACGGACCAATCGTCGATACAACAGTCTTACTACCCTCTTATCGAAGTGTAACGAACAGCTATTCGAGGCAAAACAACCCTTCTCCCGGGATAACCTGCCAACCGCGTCATCGAAGTGTATTATTCCGGTAGATACCGTCTCAAGTACGGTTTCAATGCCTGAGGGTCTACACTTGAAGGACTACGGATATGTTGTCACCGACGATGCGTTTCAGTGAGTCTACTTCCCGAAGAAACTTGCTCATAGGGGGACGTCGGATAACCCCGTCATCGAAGTGTAACTGAAGGCGGAAACCGACAGCATGCGTTGACTTTTTACCCATCCGTTACCCCCTTGTCGAAGTGTAATATCGTGCTTGTGAGTTAGTTGTGATACATTGTGTTCTTGCTTTCAACGGTATTTGTAAGGATACACGAGACACATCTAACCACTCACCCCGTCATCGAAGTGTAACAGCAAATTCTCGGGCCGGATAGTACAGAAAATCGCGAGGAGCGGTGTTGGTGTTACGACCTCGTTCGAGCTGATCGCGGAGGGGTTTCTGCTCGCTCTCGATAAAGGCGAGTCAATGCTGTTGGTGACTTACTCCGCGGCAGACGACGGATTCGCGTTCAGGGGATGGGACGATCTACGTAAGAAACAACGGTGGTCGATACCACCCACACCCCTTTGTCGAAGTGTAAATCGCGTTCGGACTGGCTGCAATCGAGAGATATCGGTATATCCCTACCAAGAATTTCATCTCATCGGATATCAACTTGGTTTACGGATCTTGTTTGATGACTATCGGTTTATAGATTTCGGTTGTAATAGTCCAATAGCCAATATGCTGATTATTGGCGTCAACGACCCATCTACTGTCGATATGTCCGAATAATCGATCTCCTCGCGATTTCATCGTCCCACCGTTCGTGAGTTTACACTTCGATAACGGGGGGAGGGGGTTCGGCTAAATTGGTAACCCTTTCCAACGTAAACACTCTACAACCGTCGTTAATTTCAGGCCCCAAGTTGTCCTTCCTCGAGGACTACGGCGGCAGGCTCACTGGCCTACTCACTGCAAAGAGGGCGATCGAACACACTCAGTCCTGTTCTCGGATTAAATTTCGTCGTAAAAACTGTTTGTTTTTCACCCGCCACAAAGCATTTAATGATGGATGCTAATGTCTAGCATGTGGCGAGGCCGCTCTGATACGTTCCGGATCTGACGCCATCACTCTTGATCCGTTTTTGCCCCGCCACATTCTTACCTGCATAGGGACTTGAAAAGCGGTAACTAAATCCGTGCGATCTCATCAGTGAGACGATCGTTACTGATCAGCTACGTAGTCAGTCAATCGGAGCTTGCCCTGAACCTCATACAGATGACCCTTGTTGTACAGCTGTTCGACGATATCCTCAGCGGCAGGCTGATTCAGATCTTCCTCTTGGGCTAAGACTTCATAGGCATATTCGTAGGTAAGTTCTCCATCGGCTGGAACAGCGCTCGCGAGTGCTTCGAGTGCTTCTTGGGCAAGTGGCGTGAGTGGCGATTCACCATCTGAAACCATTCGTACTATCAAATTCGAATCTCAGACAAGTAAACCCCTCGGACAAGGATAGTTCGCGGCACTATCCAAGATATCGTGACAAGGGAAATGAGCACACGGCGTGGAAGGATGGGTTGGGAATGGCACAGACCCACACCGTCTACTGGATACGCTAACTGCATTCTATTCATAGGACCCAATTAATAAAGTCTTCAGCCAACCGGAGTGGAAGTGAAACTGAATACGCTCGCAAGAATTCATCCTCGCACGCTTCTTATCACTAACGGTGCACTGGATGCGAGCCTAATGGGGCGACCGTGTGTTAGTATACAATACTAACCAGTAATGACTAAAGAACAAGACAGTCCGCTAATGAACTCACACTCCGAGTCATGAAAACTCGCCCGACAAGCGGGACCCGTCGAAGAGACCGACGCCGAAACCATCCGTGTCTGAAAAAACGACGGTCGGCTCCGATGGATCACTCTTGAGAGAAGTTATCCATGAATTTCGGATTGTTTTTCACTTCATCCATGACGAATCGAGAGGACGTTTCGTTAACGCCATCGATGGCAACCATTTGATCGATGACTTCGTTCATCCGATTTCGATCCTGGACACGGGTGAGAACCATGAAGTCGACATCACCCATCGTATAGTATACTTGTTCTACACCCGTAATATCTGCGAGTTTGTTCCCAATATCGGTCGAATATCCTTTCTCGTGGGTGACGGATACCTCGGTGATCGCCACCATATCCAGTTCGAAAGGCGCTGGATTCAAGTCGGCGGTGATACCTTTGATCACGCCACTTTCTTTCATTTTGTTGAGCCGATAATGGACTGCTGATTTCGAAAGATCTAATTCGTCTGATATCACGTCTAAACTAACGTCAAAGTCATCTTCGATAAAAGTAAGCAGTTTCAGATCGACCTCATCGAAATCGTCACTCGCTGAATATCCCTTCGTCATTATGCTAGTTTCACGCCCGAACATATATGTAAAGCACGTTTTTTGGTAAATGCTTCTAATTCACTTGGCATCCACAGAATATTGTTCAACTGTGTTGAGTGGCATCTGATGGAGCGCGACTACGGCACTATTCGTCCAGATTGCCGATGAGCTGTGCAGTCGAAACTGCCATCACTTTGATCGCAGTGAGTATGTCTTCAACGGATACGAATTCGTCCTCGACGTGAGCCTGTTCTAGACGCCCAGGGCCATACACGATGCATTGATCGATGCCTGCGTCGTTGACGACAAAGCGTTGATCGTCGGACCCAGGGGAGATGACGAATTCGGAACTCCCGTAAAACGACTCGATATTCCGTGCAAACGCTTGGCTTATCTGACAGTCTTGGGAAACGCTCGTTGGTTCCGCAAACATGATCTCCTCATAGTCAAGCGAGGCGTCCGTGTTGCCCTCCGTTTTCCGTATCAATTCCCGAATCTCGTTTCGCACATCCGCGACCGATTCGGTTGGAACGAGCATCCGATAGAACGTCGCTGTACAGCGATCTGGGACCACATTCTCGGAGTAGCCTGCGTCCATCATCGTCACCGAGATATCCGCTCGTCGAGATTCGCTCGGCGTGACCGGAAGTTCAGTTGTCCGTTGATGCAGCCTGGTCCGATACTTCTCGATGCGTGTCAAGAAGTCATTCATCGTCGAAATAGCGTTGATCCCATCGTGGGCCATACAGCCGTGTGCCTTTCGTCCTCGTGTCACGACCTTGAACTTCAGTACCCCACGATGACCAAGACAAACCCGGGAGGAGTCGAAACATTCGGTGTAAACACAATAATCGGTGTCATCGAGGTGACCTTCCTGTGCGAGATAGCCAAGGCCAGTAAACCCACCCGTTTCCTCGTCGACCGTCATGCTTTGTGTGACTGACCCTTCCAATTCAGCATTGACGGCCTCCAATACGTCGATCGCAACTAGACTGGCGACGATACCGGATTTCATATCGCTGGCACCGCGTGCATAAATCCGGTCGCCTTCTAGTGTCGGGTCGAACGGGTCTCGGGTCCAATCTTCTCCTGCAGGAACGACATCATAGTGGCCGGTGTAGTGGATGTTCGGCCCATCACCGAACGCTTTCTCACCGAGCACATTGACTCGCTCCAAGTGGGATCGCTCCGGATAGTGATGTTCTACGACATCTTCGGGAACGTCGATCAATTCGACGTCGTATCCCCGTTTCGAAAGCACCCTCTCGAGAAAGATGGCACCGTTTCGATAATTCCTACCTGGGGGATTTTCTGTTCGAATTTCAAGAAGCGAAGAGAGGAGGGAAACGATCTCATCGCGTCGAGTATCGACCTCATCGTAAATAGCTCGCTTCGTCGCCATCAGATATCCCTCCCACCGTCGACCTCGAGGGCGGTTCCCGTTATCATTTCGGCGTCATCGCTCGCGAGGAAGGTAGCCGCCGCGGCGATATCCGTCGGTTCGGCGAGGCGTCCGAGTGGAATCGTCTGTTGCATCTCGGCTACGCTAAGATCTTCGCCCGCAAACTTCGACAACATCGGTGTCTCCGTCGCTACGGGACAGATAGCATTTACACGGATGGATGGTGCGAGTTCATAGGCAAGTTGCTTTGTTAGTGCGACCATCCCGCCTTTCGATGCGACGTATGCCGAAAGTCCGGTTCGTGGTCGAATCGCTGCCGTAGATGCAGTGTTGAGAACAACACCACCGCCGTCGCGAAGATATGGGACAGCGTATTTCACCCCGAGAAAGGCGCTTTTTAGGTTGACGGAGATAATCCGGTCCCATTCCGTCTCGGAGACGTCCTCGATCAGGGTCGCCTGCTGAGGGATGCCTGCATTGTTGTGCAACACATCGAGCGTCTCGAACTCCGCCACCGTTCGCTCGATCATCGTCTTCACGTCGTCTTCGGACGAGACATCGACTTCGAGTGCTAGAGCAGTCCCGTCGTCGCGTTCGATTTTCTCAGCAGTTTGGGTAGCAGCATCGATATCGATATCCGCACACACGACCGCTGCCCCTTTGGACGCGAATCTCTCCGCGATGGCTTGGCCCATCCCGGAACCCGACCCCGTTACTATCACCGTCTTCTCGGAAAAGCTCATGTGATGGTGTATCGTGGCATTTACTATCAAACTTCGGTTTGTCTACCTCAGATTTCGTCTACTATCCTAATTAGTGCTTAATATGCGGATATTGTTCTGCTAAATGATTTATTATTGTATTATTGCCAAAGTACTATCGTTATGGCGAATACAGAGGGAGTATGGTTCAACTAGATATTTCTTTCAAGGAACGATATTCCCTCTTCATCAGTGGGGAACAAGTGCCCCCGTCTACGGACGACTATCTCCCGACATACGACCCTGCGACGGGGAATTCGTTTGCAGAAATCGCGATAGCCGACTCACGAGACGTCGATCAGGCAGTTACAACTGCTCGTACTGCTTTCGAATCGTGGCGAGATGTCTCCCCGGAAAAACGTGGTCGGATCGTTCATCGCATCGGTAGACGGATCCGTGACTCTGCTGACGAGCTAGCGGCAATCGAGTGCAAAGATCAGGGCAAACCGATGTCCCAGGCACGCAGCGATATACGCGGTGCGTGGCGATATTTCGAATACTATTCCGGGGTTGCTGATAAGCTCGAGGGACGAAGTGTTCCGGTTGGGTCGGATCAAGTCGATTATACATTCCGTGAACCGTACGGGGTGAGTGCACAAGTCACGCCATGGAATTTCCCCGGAAACCTGTTTGCTCGGGGTGTCGCACCGGCGTTGGTCGCCGGTAACACGGTCGTCGTCAAACCGGCCCCACAGACGACACTATCGACTCTCAAGCTTGCCGAACTCTGTTCTGAAGCCGGTCTACCAGATGGTGCCGTCAACGTCGTAACCGGAACTGGTGAATCGGCTGGACAACCGCTCGTGTCCCATCCCGATATCGATACGATCACCTTCACAGGGAGCGTCGCGACAGGCCAATCGATCATGCAGCATGCAGCGGACACCGTCACGCCGGTAACACTCGAACTTGGCGGGAAAAATCCAGCAGTAGTCTTCCCCGATGCACCCCTCGACCAGACCGCCGAAAGCATCGCTACTGCCATTTTCACGAACGCTGGGCAGGTCTGTTCAGCAGCCGATCGTCTCCTCGTTCACGAAGATATCCACGATCGATTGGTCGACCGAATCGTATCGATAGTCGATGAGTATGAAATCGGCCCGGGAAATGCCGACCCCGACATGGGTCCACTGGCGTCTGCTGAACACAGGGATCGGGTACTGGAATACATTGCAGTCGGAAAGGAAGCGGGTGCAAAGCCGATAACCGGCGGAAACGTACCCGACAGACCGGGCTACTTTGTCGAACCGACGATCTTCACCGATGTGCAAAACGAGATGCGGATCGCTCAGGAGGAAATATTTGGCCCAGTACTCTCTGTGATCTCCTTTCGTGATGAAAAAGCGGCACTATCGATAGCTAACGATACGAAGTATGGGCTGACAGCAGGGATATTCACGAACGATATTACTCGGGCCCACCGTCTCGCACGGTACCTCGAGGCGGGTAACGTCTACGTGAATAAATGGTTTGGAGATACGACACAGACGCCGTTCGGTGGCTACAAATCCAGCGGCATTGGTCGGGAGAAGGGCTTGGAAGCGCTAGATTCGTATCTTCAAACCAAGAACGTGGCGATCGACATCAGTGCAGATGGGAGCGGGACGCTACCTGGGGCGTGATCCGGAGTAGTGACTCAAGAGCGCACCCAAAGCATACAGCATAATATCTGACTGAAATTCCAATTCTAAAAAATAATTCACAGCATCTGCAATGATGTGGATATAATTCATTTAATCACAAAATTTTTGGAGAGCGAAAAGTACGTGTGTACATGGGCAACACGGAACAAGTAGAAGAACTGACGACCGTAATTGGCGACCTCGTCCGTATCGAGACGGAAAATCCGCCTGGGAACGAAAAAGCGTGTACGGAGTATATCGCCAACTGGTTCGGAGAACGAGGTATCGAGGCCGACGTAATCGATGAACCATATCCTGACCGACCCCAAGTCGGTGTCAAGGTCGGGAGCGGTGGACCGACACTCGTGTTAAACGGTCATATCGACGTCGTACCAGCAGGGGACAGAGATCAATGGACGCACGACCCGTATGCCGGTGATGAAGCGGACGGACGTCTCTATGGTCGTGGTAGCGTCGACATGAAGACCGGCGTTGCGATAGGGATGTTGACGGTAGCTCACTTTGCAGACGATATCGAAGCCGGAGAACTTCCAGGCTCGCTCGTTTTTCACGCTGCGATCGGTGAAGAAACGGCTGAACCGGGGACGAAGACTCTACTCGAGAGCGGGTACGACGGGGATTATGGTGTCGTTCTCGAGCCGACTCGGTTGCGCACTGCAACGAGCGAAAAGGGTCTGGCATGGTACGAAATCGTCGTTACTGGCGACCCATCACACGCGAGTCGACCCGATCAGGGAACGAACGCGATTCGGTATGCAAAACCCGTGTTGGACGCGCTCGATGAGTACGACACTGAGGTAAGAGAGCGAAGTGATCGACTGGTTGGGCAAGCGTATTCGACAGTCACGATGTTCGAAGCAGGAACGAAAGAGAACGTCGTCCCTGAAGAAGCAAAGATAACTATCGACCGTCGCTTTCTACCGGATGAAAGCGTCGAGGAAATCGACTCGGAAATCGATGCACTCGTGGAGGATGTCGAGGACGAACACGATGTTACGATCTCCTGGAACCGGACGCGGACATACGAGTCAGCTGCAATAGACGAGGATAGCGTACTTGCAGCTGTATTCCGGAAACACTCCGCACGGGTTGCAGACGTGTCTCCGGAATCGTGGGGCGTAAACGCGTCTACCGACGTTCGTAACTTCATCAACGATGCCGATACTGAAGCGATCACTTGGGGTCCGGGTGATTTGGCACAGGCACATACGTACGATGAACAT
The window above is part of the Haladaptatus caseinilyticus genome. Proteins encoded here:
- a CDS encoding ArgE/DapE family deacylase translates to MATKRAIYDEVDTRRDEIVSLLSSLLEIRTENPPGRNYRNGAIFLERVLSKRGYDVELIDVPEDVVEHHYPERSHLERVNVLGEKAFGDGPNIHYTGHYDVVPAGEDWTRDPFDPTLEGDRIYARGASDMKSGIVASLVAIDVLEAVNAELEGSVTQSMTVDEETGGFTGLGYLAQEGHLDDTDYCVYTECFDSSRVCLGHRGVLKFKVVTRGRKAHGCMAHDGINAISTMNDFLTRIEKYRTRLHQRTTELPVTPSESRRADISVTMMDAGYSENVVPDRCTATFYRMLVPTESVADVRNEIRELIRKTEGNTDASLDYEEIMFAEPTSVSQDCQISQAFARNIESFYGSSEFVISPGSDDQRFVVNDAGIDQCIVYGPGRLEQAHVEDEFVSVEDILTAIKVMAVSTAQLIGNLDE
- a CDS encoding SDR family oxidoreductase, with the translated sequence MSFSEKTVIVTGSGSGMGQAIAERFASKGAAVVCADIDIDAATQTAEKIERDDGTALALEVDVSSEDDVKTMIERTVAEFETLDVLHNNAGIPQQATLIEDVSETEWDRIISVNLKSAFLGVKYAVPYLRDGGGVVLNTASTAAIRPRTGLSAYVASKGGMVALTKQLAYELAPSIRVNAICPVATETPMLSKFAGEDLSVAEMQQTIPLGRLAEPTDIAAAATFLASDDAEMITGTALEVDGGRDI
- a CDS encoding aldehyde dehydrogenase family protein — protein: MVQLDISFKERYSLFISGEQVPPSTDDYLPTYDPATGNSFAEIAIADSRDVDQAVTTARTAFESWRDVSPEKRGRIVHRIGRRIRDSADELAAIECKDQGKPMSQARSDIRGAWRYFEYYSGVADKLEGRSVPVGSDQVDYTFREPYGVSAQVTPWNFPGNLFARGVAPALVAGNTVVVKPAPQTTLSTLKLAELCSEAGLPDGAVNVVTGTGESAGQPLVSHPDIDTITFTGSVATGQSIMQHAADTVTPVTLELGGKNPAVVFPDAPLDQTAESIATAIFTNAGQVCSAADRLLVHEDIHDRLVDRIVSIVDEYEIGPGNADPDMGPLASAEHRDRVLEYIAVGKEAGAKPITGGNVPDRPGYFVEPTIFTDVQNEMRIAQEEIFGPVLSVISFRDEKAALSIANDTKYGLTAGIFTNDITRAHRLARYLEAGNVYVNKWFGDTTQTPFGGYKSSGIGREKGLEALDSYLQTKNVAIDISADGSGTLPGA
- a CDS encoding M20 family metallopeptidase; its protein translation is MGNTEQVEELTTVIGDLVRIETENPPGNEKACTEYIANWFGERGIEADVIDEPYPDRPQVGVKVGSGGPTLVLNGHIDVVPAGDRDQWTHDPYAGDEADGRLYGRGSVDMKTGVAIGMLTVAHFADDIEAGELPGSLVFHAAIGEETAEPGTKTLLESGYDGDYGVVLEPTRLRTATSEKGLAWYEIVVTGDPSHASRPDQGTNAIRYAKPVLDALDEYDTEVRERSDRLVGQAYSTVTMFEAGTKENVVPEEAKITIDRRFLPDESVEEIDSEIDALVEDVEDEHDVTISWNRTRTYESAAIDEDSVLAAVFRKHSARVADVSPESWGVNASTDVRNFINDADTEAITWGPGDLAQAHTYDEHVELSSAADGLTALLGATEDILSENHASE